Proteins from one Synechococcus sp. UW179A genomic window:
- a CDS encoding formylglycine-generating enzyme family protein: protein MTDQRDQMITIPAGEYAIGSDSFYPEEAPVRSIEIRSFLIDVAPVTNAEFARFVSETGYVTVSEKPPDPVLYPNLPPDQQNPESAVFIPPPPSVDRNQPMSWWALIEGADWRHPQGPDTGIDHLMDHPVVHLAYDDVLAYAHWAGKRLPTAEEWEVAARGGLVQQSYSWGEEMMPDGQWLANVWQGPFPWTNEQTDGWFWTSPVGSFPPNGYGLVDMCGNVWEWTSTLFPVPKGEQERRIIKGGSFLCAENYCHRFRPAALMGQTTDTATCHMGFRCATDSA, encoded by the coding sequence ATGACTGACCAGCGCGATCAAATGATCACGATCCCTGCGGGTGAATATGCGATTGGATCTGATTCTTTTTATCCGGAGGAGGCCCCGGTTCGTTCAATCGAGATCCGCTCATTCTTGATCGATGTTGCTCCGGTGACCAACGCCGAGTTTGCGCGTTTCGTGTCGGAGACCGGCTACGTCACTGTCTCGGAAAAGCCACCCGATCCGGTGCTGTATCCGAATCTTCCGCCGGATCAGCAGAATCCGGAATCGGCAGTGTTCATTCCGCCGCCACCATCTGTTGATCGCAATCAACCGATGTCGTGGTGGGCCTTGATTGAAGGCGCCGATTGGCGCCACCCCCAGGGCCCTGATACAGGTATTGACCACCTGATGGATCACCCCGTGGTGCATCTCGCCTACGACGATGTGCTGGCCTATGCCCATTGGGCCGGCAAACGTTTGCCCACCGCTGAAGAGTGGGAGGTTGCTGCTAGAGGTGGTCTGGTGCAGCAGAGCTACTCCTGGGGTGAAGAGATGATGCCAGATGGTCAGTGGCTGGCCAATGTCTGGCAGGGTCCGTTCCCCTGGACGAATGAGCAGACGGATGGGTGGTTCTGGACGTCCCCGGTGGGCTCATTCCCACCTAACGGCTACGGACTGGTCGACATGTGCGGCAATGTGTGGGAGTGGACTTCCACACTGTTCCCAGTACCCAAGGGTGAACAGGAGAGACGAATCATCAAAGGTGGATCCTTTCTCTGTGCTGAAAACTATTGCCATCGTTTTAGGCCGGCGGCATTGATGGGGCAGACCACCGATACGGCCACCTGTCATATGGGTTTCCGATGTGCAACCGATTCAGCCTGA
- a CDS encoding neuromedin U, protein MAARSLKCIGPAWLLAFAALLVPSTVEAQEQSRFLVDEAVEFDFTPLVLGELEIAQAPSDSQEPGTDNQPVTVTPGESASAEDASLAKAAQNPIASLISLPIQWNSTPGSQWAPNLLDPSAKHNQTQNVVNVQPVVPFKVSDGLTLVTRTIVPFISQPWARGTNIQAMGDINPSVFFVPTLKGNFTVGVGPTLIIPSATDSRLASGRWSAGPTGVLVYSKGKIVAGGLINNVWSFAGGGRSDVNKMLIQPFLNYNLPKGWYLTSSPIITANWMNEDNKGWMVPIGAGVGRVFKLGTQPINTSLSAYYNLVKPEIAGETLAGDWTFRLQAQFLFPTGG, encoded by the coding sequence ATGGCTGCGCGTTCTTTGAAATGTATCGGACCTGCGTGGCTGCTTGCATTTGCTGCTCTTTTAGTCCCTTCAACTGTTGAAGCTCAGGAACAGTCTCGATTCCTGGTTGATGAGGCAGTTGAATTTGATTTCACCCCTCTGGTGTTGGGTGAGCTTGAAATTGCACAGGCCCCATCAGACTCACAAGAGCCTGGTACCGATAATCAACCGGTTACGGTGACTCCTGGGGAGTCAGCTTCTGCTGAGGACGCCTCGTTGGCCAAGGCGGCACAGAATCCGATCGCCAGTTTGATCAGTCTGCCCATTCAATGGAACAGCACTCCCGGTAGCCAATGGGCTCCGAATTTGCTTGATCCGAGTGCCAAGCACAATCAGACTCAGAATGTTGTCAATGTGCAGCCCGTTGTTCCCTTCAAGGTGAGCGATGGGCTGACATTGGTCACCCGAACGATCGTTCCTTTCATCTCTCAGCCATGGGCACGTGGAACCAATATCCAGGCCATGGGTGATATCAATCCTTCGGTCTTTTTCGTACCGACTCTGAAGGGGAACTTCACTGTCGGGGTGGGACCAACCCTGATTATCCCCTCGGCGACCGACTCCAGGCTGGCGTCGGGTCGTTGGAGTGCAGGTCCTACGGGTGTTTTGGTTTATAGCAAAGGTAAAATTGTTGCCGGTGGTTTGATTAATAATGTTTGGTCATTTGCCGGAGGAGGTAGAAGCGATGTCAATAAGATGTTGATTCAGCCTTTCCTGAATTACAACTTGCCGAAAGGTTGGTATCTCACCAGTTCGCCAATTATTACCGCCAATTGGATGAATGAAGATAATAAAGGTTGGATGGTTCCTATTGGTGCTGGCGTGGGCCGTGTTTTTAAACTCGGCACTCAGCCTATCAATACCTCGCTCAGTGCTTATTACAATCTTGTCAAGCCTGAGATTGCTGGTGAAACCCTCGCCGGAGACTGGACCTTCCGGCTTCAAGCACAATTCCTATTCCCAACTGGTGGTTGA